In Ascaphus truei isolate aAscTru1 chromosome 5, aAscTru1.hap1, whole genome shotgun sequence, one genomic interval encodes:
- the RAB11FIP1 gene encoding rab11 family-interacting protein 1 isoform X1 yields MSLATQSQTWFPTHVQVTVLHARSLRAKGKAGTNDAYAIIQLGKEKYSTSVAEKSLGPMWKEEATFEVPLLHNDNQERCTVRVTVMHRALVGMDKFLGQVDLNLWELHQNKSRKKTQWYPLKSKPGKKAKERGQIEVEIQFMRNNMTASMFDLSMKDKSRSPFGKLKDKLKGKRHDGFPDTASAIVPSMNQNPDDSDEEVPEVDKKKSKLKTLFSKPGLKKNSISQSMSVLPTFQPSSSASKTVLKPSDFSSDFNQAPASPISERRFPHLPVIMTHKRTASADPKQLNQVTSGNNKKEGLSFFSGMRSKNDPITRSNLCINGNHVYMEENEPKSETPKDNSLTNSPQIIRKTPLYASAENLSSKPSNEPVQTTTPFPERSLASSTTKDSNKSLTLPSYKTSSVEESRSRSPPLASEVQKEPKENKKQENKMSSLLSLVTGKKEAPKTVEVENFTEVSKKEDAKAAAGTMKVEKTVDVQSKKTSLNPFKVNVAEEEKPEPPPSSERGVKTSAVKPRLDVSSEAETRLSSSLSNPSFLSAPLTGGQDDTFITATRLGKELGTHNQTTLHASSTSNTILSSFYEKGTLSPSDSPQILEAEARSEESATQSSLYEKPSVPLFWRAGVSPNKSPDPKEVQIVPPFSEKNTVKTSVKSLLDQLKGKPPNTCVNTAVDAGNQPVLKETSSTYNYPEPDIDGFGKSHTSAIFTPYADKNEKTIKSTLSSDIQDKFNISIPHDVNEPPKPTPRVQSLPRKEELVEELKPPKPAPRSTTKLNKNSAESVLDGTVSLEPAQLLDISTSLTDIPPKAKKMEQTSRVGSSLISSQVQSVQTITGTKMAAQLIEDSSYRLDELPVILENPEGTSDDEQLENKDYKFSVKNNPVADVKISSNMPLVKETNQYLKVQTSSVSKTPKDKVDLVMEKKHGKNIDLESKVYTDSSNKPSHDIPDSLKEKAFRGTEIVEEENKSTDSTQKQIPENLSTSNILPSSSPLLPSVSLPTDTPNTSRAESPTTPTNDGSGKVENSGKKKLLRAWVSPSETHPIPTLQSGGTVSSRQRTHPVKPMNTTPNKTPSNISQPIKSHENALNTINAKKYENSDPASAYAELTHDELIQLVLKQKDMMTKKEMQVRELEDYIDNLLVRVIEETPNILRNSKNLSKKAGRV; encoded by the exons GTGGTATCCATTAAAGTCAAAGCCTGGAAAGAAGGCCAAAGAACGTGGTCAGATTGAGGTGGAGATCCAGTTCATGAGGAACAATATGACAGCCAGCATGTTTGACCTCTCCATGAAGGATAAATCCCGTTCTCCCTTTGGGAAACTGAAGGACAAGTTAAAGGGAAAGCGTCACGACGGGTTTCCAGACACTGCCTCCGCCATCGTTCCCAGCATGAATCAGAACCCAGATGACAGTGACGAGGAAGTGCCTGAGGTGGATAAGAAGAAATCGAAGCTGAAGACCCTGTTTTCCAAACCAGGACTGAAGAAAAACTCTATTTCACAGTCCATGTCTGTCCTGCCAACGTTTCAGCCGAGTAGTAGTGCTTCAAAAACCGTGCTTAAACCCAGTGATTTTTCTTCCGACTTCAATCAAGCACCAGCATCTCCCATATCAGAAA GACGGTTTCCTCATCTTCCTGTGATTATGACACACAAAAGAACAGCAAGTGCTGATCCCAAGCAGCTGAATCAAGTAACCTCTGGCAACAATAAGAAAGAAGGGTTGTCCTTCTTCAGTGGCATGAGGTCCAAGAATGATCCAATCACTCGATCCAATCTGTGTATCAATGGTAATCATGTATACATGGAGGAGAATGAACCAAAGAGCGAGACTCCTAAAGACAACTCGCTTACCAATTCCCCTCAAATCATTCGGAAAACTCCACTTTACGCATCTGCTGAAAATCTGTCTTCCAAACCTTCCAATGAACCAGTACAGACAACGACTCCCTTCCCTGAGAGAAGCCTGGCCTCTTCTACCACTAAAGATTCTAATAAGTCCTTGACGTTGCCTTCCTACAAGACCTCCAGTGTAGAAGAATCCAGGTCACGCAGTCCTCCTCTGGCCTCAGAAGTGCAGAAAGAACCAAAGGAGAACAAGAAGCAGGAGAACAAGATGTCCTCCCTGCTCTCTCTGGTGACTGGGAAAAAGGAGGCTCCTAAAACCGTAGAGGTTGAGAACTTTACTGAAGTATCGAAGAAGGAGGATGCAAAGGCCGCTGCTGGTACCATGAAAGTGGAGAAAACTGTAGATGTTCAGAGCAAGAAGACCTCATTGAATCCGTTCAAGGTCAATGTTGCAGAAGAAGAGAAGCCAGAACCTCCTCCATCCTCAGAGAGGGGTGTCAAAACCTCAGCTGTGAAACCCAG ACTGGACGTGTCTTCAGAGGCTGAAACCAGGCTTTCTTCATCTCTGTCTAACCCATCTTTTCTTTCTGCACCTCTTACTGGTGGTCAGGATGATACCTTTATTACTGCTACTAGGTTAGGGAAGGAGTTGGGAACCCACAACCAGACTACTTTGCATGCTTCGTCCACTTCTAACACCATTCTTTCTTCATTTTATGAGAAGGGCACATTATCCCCTTCTGATAGCCCCCAAATCTTGGAAGCTGAGGCCAGAAGTGAAGAATCTGCAACACAATCTAGCTTATATGAAAAGCCCTCTGTGCCATTGTTCTGGAGGGCAGGTGTATCCCCAAACAAATCACCTGACCCTAAAGAGGTTCAAATCGTTCCCCCATTCAGTGAAAAAAACACTGTTAAGACATCTGTGAAATCTCTCCTTGATCAGCTCAAAGGTAAACCGCCAAATACCTGTGTTAATACTGCAGTTGATGCAGGCAACCAACCTGTACTTAAAGAGACATCCTCCACCTATAATTATCCAGAGCCAGATATTGATGGCTTTGGCAAAAGCCACACGAGTGCCATTTTTACCCCCTATGCAGACAAAAATGAAAAAACTATAAAGTCAACTTTATCTAGCGATATACAAGATAAATTTAACATTTCCATACCACATGATGTTAATGAACCCCCAAAGCCAACACCAAGAGTTCAGTCTTTGCCTAGAAAAGAGGAACTTGTAGAAGAGCTGAAACCACCAAAGCCAGCTCCTAGAAGTActacaaaattaaataaaaattctGCTGAATCTGTATTAGATGGTACAGTGTCTTTAGAACCAGCCCAGCTTCTAGATATATCCACATCATTAACAGATATACCTCCCAAAGCCAAGAAAATGGAGCAAACCTCTCGTGTTGGTTCATCACTGATCAGTAGCCAAGTGCAGTCAGTCCAAACAATTACCGGCACCAAGATGGCAGCTCAGTTGATTGAAGACTCAAGTTACAGACTTGATGAGCTTCCAGTCATCCTAGAAAATCCAGAAGGAACCTCTGATGATGAGCAGCTTGAAAACAAAGACTACAAATTTTCTGTAAAAAATAATCCAGTTGCGGATGTTAAAATATCATCAAATATGCCACTTGTCAAAGAGACAAATCAGTATCTTAAAGTGCAAACAAGTAGTGTTTCAAAAACTCCAAAAGATAAGGTTGACCTTGTAATGGAGaaaaaacatggcaaaaacatAGATCTAGAAAGTAAGGTTTACACAGATTCCTCAAACAAGCCCTCTCATGATATCCCCGACAGTTTGAAGGAAAAAGCTTTTAGGGGGACTGAAATTGTGGAGGAGGAAAACAAGAGCACTGACTCCACCCAAAAACAGATACCAGAAAACCTCTCTACTTCCAACATTCTACCTAGCTCttccccactcctcccctctGTTTCTCTTCCAACTGATACTCCTAACACTTCTAGAGCAGAGTCTCCGACAACCCCAACCAATGATGGTTCTGGTAAAGTGGAAAACTCTGGCAAGAAGAAGCTGCTCCGTGCATGGGTTTCACCCTCTGAGACACATCCAATCCCTACCCTGCAGAGTGGTGGAACTGTGTCTTCCAGGCAAAG GACTCACCCAGTTAAGCCCATGAACACAACACCGAACAAAACTCCTTCCAACATCTCGCAGCCAATTAAAAGCCATGAGAATGCACTGAATACCATCAACGCCAAG AAATACGAGAACTCAGATCCTGCCTCGGCGTATGCCGAGCTAACACACGATGAGCTGATCCAGCTGGTCTTGAAGCAGAAGGACATGATGACAAAGAAAGAGATGCAAGTGCGGGAGCTGGAAGATTACATCGACAATCTGCTGGTGCGGGTTATAGAGGAGACCCCCAACATCCTGAGGAATTCAAAGAATCTCAGCAAGAAGGCCGGCAGGGTGTAA